A window from Nitrospira sp. ND1 encodes these proteins:
- a CDS encoding TIGR04283 family arsenosugar biosynthesis glycosyltransferase has product MISVVIPAYNEERALPATLRQLFEQAGSYEVIVVDGGSHDRTCEIVRRWPINSRLPAPLTLVTAPKGRASQMNAGAKLARGEWLLFLHADTLLPVDALSRINALERNLTIQAGGFRHRFSGSDWRLRMISWLDNFRCVRSHIIYGDQAVFVRRALFERLGGFPDRPILEDVAFGENLLKVTTPILLSPPVVTDARKFLKMGIWRSFLRVLLIILHVEFKLPYLPRAFFQDIR; this is encoded by the coding sequence ATGATCTCCGTCGTCATTCCCGCCTACAATGAAGAGCGAGCGCTGCCAGCCACACTCCGACAGTTGTTCGAACAAGCCGGGTCGTATGAAGTGATCGTGGTTGATGGGGGAAGCCACGATCGAACCTGCGAAATCGTTCGGCGCTGGCCGATCAATAGTCGATTGCCGGCCCCGCTCACGCTCGTGACGGCGCCAAAAGGACGAGCGTCCCAGATGAATGCCGGCGCGAAGCTGGCGCGGGGCGAGTGGTTGCTCTTTCTCCATGCCGATACGCTGTTACCCGTCGATGCGCTGAGTCGGATCAATGCGTTGGAGCGGAATCTTACTATCCAGGCCGGCGGATTCCGACACCGATTCTCAGGGTCGGACTGGCGGCTCCGGATGATCTCATGGCTCGACAATTTTCGCTGTGTCAGGAGTCATATCATTTACGGCGATCAAGCCGTATTCGTGCGGAGGGCGTTGTTCGAGCGGCTTGGTGGATTTCCGGATCGGCCCATTCTGGAAGATGTGGCGTTCGGTGAGAATTTACTGAAAGTCACGACGCCGATTCTTCTCTCACCGCCAGTTGTCACGGATGCCCGCAAGTTTCTCAAAATGGGAATCTGGCGGAGTTTTCTTCGCGTCTTGCTGATCATTTTGCATGTGGAGTTCAAGCTGCCGTATCTCCCACGCGCCTTTTTTCAGGACATTCGCTGA
- a CDS encoding ferritin-like domain-containing protein, translated as MVVLPSERVPIARLLTFLEHGERMAHGCAQRQATLAPDPKARRFLTTQARQEAMHAVVFRGAIAWLAPRHLGDAPFLPALEDYRRLLTEALERGDWLESILAEQVILEGLGEAILTRIEGGLEKRQAPFRRLRRVLLHQEEAHHDFGRRVLERAMVDGHRELESLRLRTQDYLALTDSMVLTLCDLFETIDEDASAWAADVRTFLPMWLTA; from the coding sequence ATGGTCGTATTGCCTAGTGAACGAGTTCCCATTGCCCGGCTGCTGACGTTTCTTGAACATGGCGAACGAATGGCGCATGGGTGTGCGCAGCGCCAAGCCACACTGGCTCCCGACCCGAAGGCGCGTCGTTTCTTGACGACCCAAGCCAGGCAGGAGGCGATGCATGCCGTGGTCTTCCGCGGCGCAATTGCGTGGCTTGCACCGCGTCATCTCGGTGACGCGCCCTTTCTGCCGGCACTCGAAGACTATCGCCGGCTTCTCACTGAGGCGCTTGAACGTGGCGATTGGCTGGAGAGTATTCTGGCTGAACAGGTGATCCTGGAAGGATTGGGGGAGGCGATTTTGACCCGGATTGAGGGCGGCCTTGAAAAGCGGCAGGCGCCGTTCCGCCGGTTGCGCCGAGTGCTGCTGCACCAGGAAGAGGCTCATCATGACTTCGGGCGGCGTGTGTTGGAGCGAGCGATGGTGGATGGGCACAGGGAGTTGGAGTCGCTTCGTTTGCGCACGCAGGACTATCTGGCTTTGACCGACTCAATGGTGTTGACGCTCTGCGATCTCTTCGAGACGATCGACGAGGACGCGTCTGCATGGGCCGCCGATGTACGTACCTTCCTGCCCATGTGGTTGACGGCATGA
- a CDS encoding DUF547 domain-containing protein, which produces MRNFLIGALMIVLGGCSTVPTSFTLSDSLPPEQVSHRLWQELLSTDVRDGVVDYPAIRRQGRLPSYVALLNRVDPGRLSAGDRLAFWINAYNAFAVTGILDGYSPDTLFGRYRYFIAREYSIGGQPVNLYNLEREILIAQFHEPRVHFAIVCASASCPKLQSWAFDGRQLDEQLNHVAIQFVNDPSRNRFDRSRKVASLSMIFKWFANDFEARSGSILGYVGEYVQDPSLKQDLLAGDYTVEFLDYDWHLNGPSPQY; this is translated from the coding sequence ATGCGAAATTTCCTGATCGGAGCGCTGATGATCGTGCTGGGAGGCTGTTCGACCGTACCGACCTCTTTCACCCTCTCAGACTCGCTCCCGCCGGAGCAAGTGTCTCATCGGTTGTGGCAGGAACTACTGAGCACCGATGTCCGTGATGGCGTCGTTGATTACCCGGCCATTCGCCGTCAGGGGCGGCTTCCATCCTATGTCGCGTTGTTGAATCGAGTAGATCCGGGCCGCTTGTCGGCGGGAGACCGTCTGGCGTTCTGGATCAATGCGTATAATGCCTTCGCCGTCACGGGCATTCTGGATGGGTATTCTCCGGACACGTTGTTCGGCCGATACCGGTACTTCATCGCGCGGGAATACTCTATTGGTGGACAGCCGGTGAATCTCTACAATCTGGAGCGAGAGATTCTTATCGCCCAGTTTCACGAACCACGTGTACATTTTGCTATCGTCTGCGCTTCCGCCTCCTGCCCGAAACTCCAGTCCTGGGCGTTTGATGGGCGCCAGCTAGATGAACAACTGAATCACGTCGCGATCCAGTTCGTGAACGATCCTTCGCGCAATCGTTTCGACCGATCGAGAAAAGTGGCCTCGTTGTCGATGATTTTTAAATGGTTTGCCAACGATTTCGAGGCTCGTTCAGGATCAATCCTGGGGTATGTCGGGGAGTATGTACAAGATCCGTCGCTCAAGCAGGACCTTCTGGCCGGCGACTACACCGTGGAGTTTCTCGACTACGATTGGCATTTGAATGGTCCTTCCCCGCAGTACTGA
- a CDS encoding radical SAM protein — MTRKSSLAMFADCARPVANLLRGRPVLATFQVTLRCNSACGYCDLPLNQGRYELTREEIRGIFGQLYTEGIRFVLVQGGEPLLRTDLVDILADLSSLGLQVTVITNGTRLTPDLVAHCASLRLPVSISLDTLDRARYRQIRGADQLPQVLSGLNLLARYPFPKFLTCIVSEANRDEVPEVVRFARRHGFIPVVGAYHWNVGLYGKEDSVLMYDRSAAIRVFEQLLKDDLIPAGYFRHFVKDSAVWLRGERLEPCDAGRYSIAIDASGQVSACLAMPAVGNLREVPYREILSRFDRSQVQACSDGSSCNRLDGRVVGTILRHPITAWRTPVRF; from the coding sequence ATGACGAGGAAGTCCTCGCTGGCCATGTTTGCCGACTGTGCCCGGCCGGTGGCAAATCTCTTACGGGGGCGGCCGGTCCTCGCCACGTTTCAGGTGACCCTGCGTTGCAACTCAGCCTGTGGCTACTGCGACCTTCCTCTGAACCAGGGACGATATGAACTGACGCGAGAGGAGATCCGGGGCATCTTTGGACAGCTCTATACCGAAGGTATCAGGTTCGTGCTTGTTCAGGGGGGTGAGCCGCTCCTACGCACGGACCTCGTCGACATCCTGGCGGACCTCTCCTCGCTGGGGTTGCAAGTGACCGTGATCACCAATGGGACCAGGCTCACTCCCGACCTTGTTGCGCACTGTGCTTCGTTGCGCTTACCGGTATCGATCAGTCTGGACACGCTCGATCGTGCTCGCTACCGACAGATACGCGGGGCCGATCAGTTGCCTCAAGTCCTGTCCGGACTCAATCTCCTGGCACGGTATCCCTTTCCTAAATTCCTCACCTGCATTGTGAGCGAAGCCAATCGCGACGAGGTGCCGGAGGTCGTGCGATTCGCACGACGGCACGGTTTCATTCCCGTGGTGGGAGCCTACCACTGGAACGTGGGCCTTTACGGCAAAGAGGACTCTGTGTTGATGTACGATCGTTCGGCCGCGATCCGTGTGTTCGAACAGCTGTTGAAGGACGACCTGATCCCTGCCGGGTATTTTCGACATTTCGTCAAGGACAGCGCCGTCTGGTTGCGGGGAGAACGGCTCGAGCCCTGTGACGCGGGCCGGTATAGCATTGCCATCGATGCGTCTGGCCAGGTCTCAGCCTGCTTGGCGATGCCGGCGGTGGGGAACCTGCGCGAGGTGCCCTACCGAGAGATCCTCAGTCGCTTCGACCGGAGCCAGGTTCAAGCCTGTTCAGATGGGTCTTCCTGCAACCGTCTCGATGGGCGCGTGGTTGGGACGATCCTGAGACATCCGATCACAGCATGGCGAACTCCGGTGCGGTTCTAA
- a CDS encoding DUF3047 domain-containing protein, which translates to MMRRGIVLLMCLSGAAMVAHAQGSAKLEVGHFSVAAEGAVLPDGWAPLTFKKIERHTTYEVVKDGPVSVVKAVSEVSASGLTKAVAIDPHEYPIVRWRWKVENLLQKGNVNRKDGDDYPARLYITFAYEPAKVSFGRKLKYQAGRMLFGDIPIGALNYIWDGKSPVGTVVDNAFTDFAKMIVVESGPQRIGTWVEEERNVYEDYRLAFGEEPPAISGVAIMSDTDNTKERSVAYYGDIVFVRALK; encoded by the coding sequence ATGATGCGGCGCGGGATTGTCCTGCTCATGTGCTTGTCGGGTGCTGCGATGGTCGCACATGCGCAGGGCTCTGCGAAGCTGGAGGTCGGACACTTTTCGGTCGCGGCTGAAGGCGCCGTATTGCCCGATGGGTGGGCACCGCTGACGTTCAAGAAGATCGAACGGCACACGACATACGAGGTGGTGAAGGACGGGCCGGTTTCCGTGGTGAAAGCTGTGAGCGAGGTGTCCGCCTCAGGCCTGACCAAGGCCGTGGCGATTGACCCGCATGAGTATCCGATCGTGCGCTGGCGATGGAAGGTAGAGAATCTGCTGCAGAAGGGCAATGTGAACCGCAAGGACGGTGATGACTATCCCGCGCGCCTCTATATTACCTTTGCTTATGAACCGGCAAAGGTGAGTTTCGGACGGAAATTGAAGTATCAGGCCGGTCGGATGCTGTTCGGTGATATTCCGATCGGCGCATTGAATTACATTTGGGACGGCAAGAGCCCGGTCGGGACGGTGGTGGACAATGCCTTTACCGACTTTGCGAAGATGATCGTGGTGGAGAGCGGGCCGCAGCGCATCGGCACGTGGGTGGAGGAAGAGCGCAATGTGTATGAGGATTATCGACTGGCCTTCGGCGAAGAGCCGCCGGCGATCAGCGGCGTCGCGATTATGAGCGATACGGATAACACCAAGGAGCGGTCCGTGGCCTATTACGGTGACATCGTTTTCGTCAGGGCGTTGAAGTGA